The DNA window CCTTCCCCCAACGCAGGTAATAATTGAAATATGGCAAATCTCTATGACATCCCAGTCAACCGGATCACCGGCGAAGGCACCTCGCTCGCCGAATATCGTGGCAAGGCACTCCTGATCGTCAATACCGCCTCGAAGTGCGGCCTCACCCCGCAATACGACGCCTTGGAAAAGCTGTACGCCCGCTACAAAGCCGACGGCCTCGAGATTCTCGGCTTCCCCGCCAACGACTTCGGAGCCCAGGAACCCGGCTCCAATGAAGAGATCGCCACCTTCTGCAAAGGTAGCTTCGGTGTCTCTTTCCCCATGTTCCAGAAGATCGTCGTCACGGGCCCCGAAACCCATCCCCTCTACCAGGACCTGATCGCGGAGAGACCCGAAGCGGCGGCGAAGGAGCCAGGGGCCTTCCGCACAAAGCTGGCAAACTACGCTCCGCCAAACCCCGCTCCCGGCATCCTCTGGAACTTCGAGAAGTTTGTCATCGACCGCCACGGCCGCGTCGTCGAACGCTTCTCGCCGGAGACTCTGCCGGATGATCCGATGGTGCTGGCCGCCATCGAGACGGCGCTGAAGAGCTAACTCTCCACCGATGTCAATTGGTCGAGTCCTATAGAAGCAGTCCCCTCTCGATGCCCATTCATCGCGTTCTTGCATTGGCGATGAATGGGCATCGTTTGAGACAGCAACCGACCTCTCATCAAAGGCGGTGATTTGCGTTGCGTCTTCCCGTCCTCCGATTCGTCCTACAATCAAGCGCAAAATCCAAGTATCGCCCGAGAGGATCTACTCTACCCTGATGCACGCCATCTTTAAGACCTCCGCATTACTGCTCGCCGCAGCCACCGCAACCTCCGCCCAGACCGCTCCCATTCGCATTACCGCCGATCTCTCAGAAGCACCTCGCAAGGTCTACCACGCCGAGATCGACATCCCGGTCAAGCCGGGCCCCATCACGCTTACCACCCCAAAGTGGATTCCCGGCACGCACCGTCCCACACCGCTGGTCGACTCCATCACCGGCGTCGTCTTCACGGCTTCCGGTCAGACCCTGACCTGGCGCCGCGACGATGTGAACATGTACGAGTACCATGTAACCGTGCCGAAGGGTGTCACCAGCTTGCACGCCCACCTCGACCTCATCAACCCCGGCCGCCAGACCACGCACCTCGCCTCCCTCGAGTGGGATGGCCTGCTCCTCTACCCCGCTGGCATCCCAGTCGCGAAGATCGCAGTCGAGCCCACCGTCATCGTTCCCAGGGGCTGGGGCGTCGGCACGGCCCTTACGCCCACAAGCCAGACGGACGACATGATCCATCACTTCGCCGTCACCACCGTCGAGCAGCTAGAAGACTCCCCCGTAGACACCGGCCTCTACTATCGCCAGTATGCCCTTGCTCCCGAAATCTCCCCGAAGCACTTCCTCGATGTAGTCGCCGACGAGCCCGACGACGTCAACATCCGCCCCTCCACAATCGCGGAAATCAACAACCTCATTCGCGAAGCCGACGCGATGTATAAGTCCCACCACTACAACGAGTACCACCTGCTGCTCACGCTCAGCGATGCCACTGGCGGCATGGGCCTTGAGCACGGGCAGTCCTCCGACAACGGCATCAACGAAAAAGGCTTCTCTTCCGACGAGCAGCAACTCGGGAACTCCGATCTGCTCGCGCACGAGTTCACCCACTCCTGGAACGGCA is part of the Granulicella aggregans genome and encodes:
- a CDS encoding glutathione peroxidase, translated to MANLYDIPVNRITGEGTSLAEYRGKALLIVNTASKCGLTPQYDALEKLYARYKADGLEILGFPANDFGAQEPGSNEEIATFCKGSFGVSFPMFQKIVVTGPETHPLYQDLIAERPEAAAKEPGAFRTKLANYAPPNPAPGILWNFEKFVIDRHGRVVERFSPETLPDDPMVLAAIETALKS